GTAACGAATTCGGTCGACTGAACCTTCAGCAAATCATCGCCGAGCAACGCGATGACCTGATGGATGGCCCGACCGAAGAACTCGACTCTCTGATGCGCGAGGAGCTCGGTGTAGCGATTCGCGATATTCGTATCAAGCGCATCGACTTGCCCGAAGATGTATCGGCCGCTGTATTTGAGCGGATGCGCTCAGAGCGCGAGCGTGAAGCCCGCGAATGGCGTGCCCAGGGTCAAGAAGAGGCCGAGCGCATCCGTGCGAACGCGGATCGCCGTCGTCAGGTTCTTCTTGCTCAAGCCAATGAACGCTCTGAAACATTGCGCGGTGAGGGTGATGCCCAGGCGGCTGCCATCTTCTCTGAAGCCTATAGTCAGGATCAGGAGTTCTTTACCTTTTGGCGCAGTCTGAATGCCTATCGTGAGAGCTTCTCGGGTGATGACAACCTGTTGGTGCTAGAACCGGATAGTGACTTCTTCCGCTACCTGCGCAGCGCCATGCCCGAAGAAGACAGTTAAGCCATTGACGTAGGCCCCGTCGGACATCGGCGGGGTTCAACGCGTCATAAAACGTGATAGACTTTATCAACCGGGCGTCGCCCGGTTTTTTTGTGGCCCTATGTCATTGGGCCTTCATTATTGTCGTCTCGCAGGATTGTTCACATGACCATTGCTGACCGCTGGCTATTGCCCGACGGCATGGACGAAGTGCTGCCGCCTCAGGCAAGCCGTATGGAAGAGCTACGCCGGACGTTGCTGGATCTATACCATGGCTGGGGCTATGACCAAGTCATGCCACCGCCGGTGGAGTTTCTGGACTCTCTGCTTACCGGCACGGGAACCGACCTGGACCTCCAAA
This window of the Halomonas sp. SH5A2 genome carries:
- the hflC gene encoding protease modulator HflC, producing the protein MINNRSLLIVGGIAAVAWLASNTLYVVDETERAVKLRFGEVVEENIQPGLHAKMPIAQTVRTFDTRLLTLDTDTSRYLTLEQKAVIVDSYVKWQVVNPTRYYEATAGDEMMATRLIQPRVDESLRNEFGRLNLQQIIAEQRDDLMDGPTEELDSLMREELGVAIRDIRIKRIDLPEDVSAAVFERMRSEREREAREWRAQGQEEAERIRANADRRRQVLLAQANERSETLRGEGDAQAAAIFSEAYSQDQEFFTFWRSLNAYRESFSGDDNLLVLEPDSDFFRYLRSAMPEEDS